The following proteins are co-located in the candidate division KSB1 bacterium genome:
- a CDS encoding C-type lectin domain-containing protein, with translation MRKYVIVYPAVLIAAAALVVSCGLRSHTEPEITVNNAEILGQGLFINPNAFKPYGVTTLFINEDDTVDLVVQSSLLKTPNYVWKPADENILKVVPTPNDPKRAAIAIAVGDSGAATKLTLNDVGNQAVKTIDVKIVKHWADPDFYKFIGSYGGHYYYLSKSLKTWAQAVAACKEAGGYLVAINSAQENALLQKAMARLDSVWIGLRLRNENENKTDANGNPLPPKWSLKYWENGEPVTYENFAEKSTDPGIFFEIFYFMDRSGRWANWHEQPHEYFLEME, from the coding sequence ATGCGCAAATATGTAATCGTTTATCCCGCGGTTTTGATTGCAGCCGCAGCTTTGGTCGTCAGCTGCGGCCTGCGAAGCCATACTGAGCCGGAAATTACCGTCAATAATGCCGAGATTTTGGGACAGGGACTCTTTATCAATCCCAACGCCTTCAAGCCTTACGGCGTAACGACCCTTTTCATAAACGAAGACGATACGGTCGATTTGGTCGTGCAGAGCAGTCTGCTCAAAACCCCGAACTATGTCTGGAAGCCGGCTGATGAAAACATTTTAAAAGTGGTGCCGACGCCGAATGATCCTAAAAGAGCGGCGATTGCCATAGCCGTCGGCGACAGCGGCGCTGCGACCAAACTGACTCTCAACGATGTCGGCAACCAAGCCGTCAAGACGATCGATGTCAAGATCGTCAAACATTGGGCGGATCCGGATTTCTACAAATTCATCGGCAGTTACGGCGGACATTATTATTATCTTTCGAAAAGTTTGAAGACTTGGGCTCAGGCGGTTGCTGCTTGCAAAGAGGCGGGTGGATACCTGGTGGCCATCAACAGTGCGCAGGAAAATGCGCTGCTGCAGAAAGCCATGGCCCGCCTTGACAGCGTTTGGATCGGTCTGCGTTTGAGAAACGAAAACGAGAACAAGACCGATGCCAACGGCAACCCGTTACCGCCGAAATGGTCGCTCAAATATTGGGAAAACGGCGAGCCGGTGACCTATGAAAACTTTGCCGAAAAATCCACTGATCCGGGCATCTTTTTCGAGATCTTTTACTTTATGGATCGCAGCGGCAGATGGGCCAACTGGCACGAACAGCCGCATGAATATTTTCTAGAAATGGAATAA
- a CDS encoding PorV/PorQ family protein, whose protein sequence is MSKRYLFTMLIALAVTAEQTAFAKQPYRMGTTTANFLEIGVGGAGIAMGDAYVASARDMSAIYWNPAGLALIRNNEAMFMYQPWVVDVNTMFVGAALSFPTIGTIGLGIFGMNYGNIDVTTLEYQQGTGEQYTAYDYNFNLTYARSLVTWFSFGASAKYISSKIWHTSASALAVDLGVLVQTPFFSPTGEAEEGMKIAMSISNYGGRMRYDGIDLLFPVDMDPSADGNYQNLQAKYKMSDWELPLIFRVGMAVNPIVKRNHRLTFEVDALHPNNMSESINLGAEYTFIVPGFGNFSLRGGYKGLFLVESNYGPTFGAGVKYYLSPSRAFSIDYAYRTLGVLGNVHCTSLGVAF, encoded by the coding sequence ATGAGCAAGCGATACCTTTTTACGATGCTGATCGCTTTGGCGGTGACGGCAGAGCAAACGGCTTTTGCCAAGCAGCCCTACCGCATGGGGACGACCACCGCCAACTTTTTGGAGATCGGCGTCGGCGGGGCAGGCATCGCCATGGGCGATGCCTACGTCGCGTCGGCGCGCGACATGTCGGCGATCTATTGGAATCCCGCCGGCTTGGCGCTCATTCGCAACAACGAGGCCATGTTCATGTATCAGCCTTGGGTGGTCGACGTTAATACCATGTTTGTCGGTGCGGCTCTGTCTTTCCCGACCATCGGTACCATCGGACTCGGCATTTTCGGCATGAACTATGGAAATATTGATGTCACTACTTTGGAATATCAACAGGGAACCGGAGAACAATATACCGCCTACGACTATAATTTCAATTTGACCTACGCCCGCAGCCTGGTCACCTGGTTTTCGTTCGGTGCGAGCGCCAAGTATATCTCGTCCAAGATTTGGCACACTTCGGCAAGCGCGCTGGCGGTGGACTTGGGCGTTCTGGTGCAGACTCCCTTTTTCTCGCCCACCGGAGAAGCAGAAGAGGGCATGAAGATCGCCATGAGCATCTCCAATTACGGCGGTCGAATGCGCTACGACGGTATCGACCTGCTGTTCCCGGTCGACATGGATCCGAGCGCCGACGGCAACTATCAGAACCTGCAGGCTAAATATAAAATGTCGGATTGGGAATTGCCGCTCATTTTCCGCGTCGGCATGGCCGTCAATCCCATCGTCAAGCGCAATCACCGCCTGACGTTTGAAGTGGACGCGCTGCATCCCAACAACATGAGCGAGTCGATCAATCTCGGCGCCGAATACACGTTTATTGTGCCGGGATTCGGCAACTTTAGCCTGCGCGGCGGTTATAAAGGTCTTTTTCTTGTAGAGTCGAATTACGGCCCGACCTTCGGCGCCGGCGTAAAATACTATCTCTCTCCTTCGCGTGCTTTTTCCATCGACTATGCCTATCGCACGCTTGGCGTTCTAGGCAATGTTCATTGTACCAGCCTGGGCGTCGCCTTTTAA